A genomic region of Bradyrhizobium sp. ORS 278 contains the following coding sequences:
- a CDS encoding lipopolysaccharide biosynthesis protein → MSQTVAAYFEEHRESKDLGRRALRGGIISIVIQYGNAALQIVAAIVLARLLAPEDFGLVAIVTVLTSFAPLLIDFGLLDATAQRSRVTPAQVSALFWVSTALGVAVAMIVAASSPLIAWIYGDHRLQPIALSVAITFVLSGLTNQHMALLRRTMQFGRIGQIQLFGTLAGTIAAIAAAVAGYGYWALVLRPVISSICLVVAAWSACAWRPGAPVFDDEVKSMVRFGLHVVGFTVAYTLSRAVDRIALGLFYRPDQVGYYQNAMNLYDNSMSTALSQTHAVGSSALSKLQSNPSALREKYAAALSILAFFLMPAAAILSVTAEDLTVVLLGQKWQAAGALLSIMALRGISHVVEGSQGWLHLSLGRADRWQTWGIVSLVAQVAAVCAGLPFGPVGVAWAVVIGYSLLALPSVIFAGRPIDIGVGLVARAAGPQTIGAIVTAAAGWWLQAALLESYPPIVRMILSGCFCGCVYLAVVVGVFRHVEPLRVAGTIIQDVIRKR, encoded by the coding sequence ATGTCGCAAACCGTCGCCGCCTATTTCGAAGAACATCGGGAATCGAAGGATCTCGGACGCCGGGCGTTGCGTGGCGGGATCATCTCGATCGTCATTCAATACGGTAATGCCGCGCTCCAGATCGTCGCGGCCATCGTTCTCGCCCGGCTGCTCGCGCCGGAGGATTTTGGCCTCGTCGCCATCGTCACCGTGCTGACGAGCTTTGCGCCGCTGCTGATCGACTTCGGACTGCTCGATGCGACCGCGCAGCGGAGCAGGGTGACGCCGGCCCAGGTCAGCGCGCTGTTCTGGGTCAGCACGGCGCTGGGCGTCGCTGTGGCGATGATCGTCGCCGCGTCGAGCCCGCTGATCGCGTGGATCTATGGCGATCACCGGCTGCAGCCGATCGCGCTGAGCGTCGCCATCACCTTCGTGCTGTCGGGTCTGACCAACCAGCATATGGCGCTGCTTCGGCGGACCATGCAGTTCGGCCGCATCGGCCAGATCCAGCTGTTCGGGACGTTGGCGGGAACGATCGCCGCGATCGCTGCCGCCGTCGCCGGCTATGGCTACTGGGCCCTGGTGCTGCGGCCGGTGATCAGCTCGATCTGCCTCGTGGTCGCGGCGTGGTCGGCATGCGCCTGGCGTCCCGGCGCTCCCGTCTTCGACGACGAAGTGAAATCGATGGTGCGGTTCGGCCTCCACGTCGTCGGCTTCACGGTCGCGTACACGCTGTCGCGGGCGGTCGACCGTATCGCGCTCGGGCTGTTCTACCGTCCCGATCAGGTCGGCTACTACCAGAATGCGATGAACCTCTACGATAATTCGATGTCGACGGCGCTCAGCCAGACTCACGCGGTGGGAAGCTCGGCGCTCAGCAAGCTGCAGTCCAACCCGTCCGCGCTGCGCGAGAAATACGCGGCGGCCTTGTCGATCCTCGCCTTCTTTCTGATGCCAGCCGCGGCCATTCTCTCCGTGACCGCCGAGGATCTCACCGTGGTGCTGCTCGGACAGAAGTGGCAGGCCGCCGGCGCGCTGCTTAGCATCATGGCGCTGCGCGGCATCTCGCATGTCGTCGAAGGCTCGCAAGGCTGGTTGCATCTGTCGCTCGGCAGGGCCGACCGATGGCAGACATGGGGGATCGTGTCGCTGGTGGCGCAGGTTGCGGCCGTGTGCGCCGGCCTTCCGTTCGGCCCGGTCGGCGTCGCCTGGGCTGTCGTCATCGGCTATTCGCTGCTCGCCCTGCCGTCGGTGATCTTTGCGGGGCGGCCGATCGACATCGGGGTCGGGCTCGTCGCCCGGGCCGCGGGGCCACAGACGATCGGCGCGATCGTCACGGCCGCGGCCGGATGGTGGCTGCAGGCTGCCTTGCTCGAAAGCTATCCTCCGATCGTTCGGATGATCCTCTCCGGCTGCTTCTGCGGCTGCGTCTATCTCGCTGTCGTCGTCGGCGTGTTCCGGCATGTCGAGCCGCTCCGCGTCGCAGGTACGATCATCCAGGATGTCATCCGGAAACGGTGA
- a CDS encoding glycosyltransferase family 4 protein, translating into MAHDTSAPDVMDPAPTAQGRTARASAGAANVRRLSILNVSHMPASPPRSGAQARMHGLMTQLARRHDVTAVTLVDDAFDLEECRQAMQAYCRDVVLVRNASGRDGLAKRLLQLRSLVSLQSFDRLRVALPELQSVLDRLLTTTRFDIVNLEFPYLGHCLFRKAPAGEKPPRLVVDSHEIAYDLARQFADTGASLGRRLYAGVNWRKLRREELAAYTEADGVYLCSEADEIRLHGDLSNVRTAVIPNAADTDYYQPRSSDPAPDGRTVVYFGLLSTVPNIDAVTHFVQDIWPAIAARHPDARCKIIGGRPPPSLQALAGPRIELTGFVPDLRPHLAAAAAVVVPLRLGGGTRLKIVEAMAMGKAIVSTSLGAEGIEAVPDRDILIANDPADFTDAVSRLLGAPDLAARIGSAARQVAVDKYAWSAAAQALESFYFRILETSSS; encoded by the coding sequence ATGGCCCACGACACCTCAGCCCCGGACGTCATGGACCCTGCGCCGACAGCGCAGGGTCGCACTGCGCGCGCGAGCGCCGGTGCCGCGAACGTCCGGCGTCTCAGCATCCTCAATGTTTCGCACATGCCGGCAAGCCCGCCGCGCTCCGGCGCGCAGGCGCGGATGCATGGACTGATGACGCAGCTCGCGCGTCGCCACGATGTCACCGCGGTGACGCTGGTGGACGATGCGTTCGATCTCGAAGAATGCCGGCAGGCGATGCAGGCCTATTGCCGCGACGTCGTTCTGGTGCGTAACGCCTCTGGCCGCGATGGTCTGGCGAAACGTCTTCTGCAGCTACGCTCGCTGGTCTCGCTGCAGAGTTTCGACCGGTTGCGCGTGGCGCTGCCGGAGTTGCAGAGCGTGCTCGACCGGCTGCTGACCACGACGCGGTTCGATATCGTCAATCTCGAATTTCCCTATCTTGGTCACTGCCTGTTTCGTAAAGCTCCAGCCGGCGAGAAGCCGCCGCGCCTGGTCGTGGACTCGCACGAGATCGCCTACGATCTGGCGCGTCAGTTCGCCGACACGGGCGCCAGTCTCGGCCGCCGTCTCTATGCCGGCGTGAACTGGCGGAAGCTGCGGCGCGAGGAGCTCGCTGCCTATACCGAGGCCGATGGTGTCTATCTCTGCAGCGAGGCCGACGAGATCCGGCTCCATGGCGACCTTTCGAACGTCCGCACGGCAGTAATTCCCAACGCGGCGGACACGGATTACTATCAGCCGCGCAGCTCGGACCCGGCGCCGGATGGACGCACGGTGGTGTATTTCGGGCTGCTCTCGACCGTTCCGAACATCGATGCCGTCACGCATTTCGTTCAGGACATCTGGCCTGCGATCGCGGCGCGGCATCCGGATGCGCGCTGCAAGATCATCGGTGGCCGGCCGCCGCCGTCGCTGCAGGCTCTGGCGGGACCCCGCATCGAGCTCACCGGCTTCGTGCCCGACCTCCGGCCGCATCTGGCGGCAGCCGCGGCCGTCGTCGTGCCGCTGCGCCTGGGCGGCGGGACGCGGCTCAAGATCGTGGAGGCGATGGCGATGGGCAAAGCCATCGTCTCGACCAGCCTCGGCGCGGAGGGCATCGAGGCCGTTCCTGATCGCGACATTCTCATCGCCAATGATCCGGCTGATTTTACCGACGCTGTGAGCCGCCTGCTGGGCGCGCCCGATCTGGCGGCCCGCATCGGCAGCGCCGCACGGCAGGTCGCCGTCGACAAATACGCCTGGAGCGCCGCCGCGCAGGCGCTGGAGAGCTTCTATTTCAGGATCCTGGAGACCAGCTCGTCATGA